Genomic window (Candidatus Latescibacterota bacterium):
CCGGTCAATATCCTGTCTTCCGGCACCGTTATTCCGTAGCACCTTTCTTCGCGTCAAAATAGACATAGAGACAGAGCCCGGCGAAAAGGACTACACTGAGCATCTCACCGTAAGCTGTCTCTCCGAATCCTGTATTAAGAAAATCGTCCCAACCAGGCAACGCGACAAGAGCACTGAGAACACCCATCAAGGCGCCTCCAGCTATGAATCCGGAAGCTATCAGAGTGCCTCTCTCTTTTCTCTTCGTCACTATTCCCTCGTTTGTACTGCTCTTTCCTACGAAATGAGCGATGATGCCACCGACCAGTATCGGCGTGTTGAGCTGGATCGGCAGATACATTCCGAGCGCGAATGCCAGGGGCGAGATCTTCAGGAACTCGAGGATGAGCGCCATGAAACCACCCGCTATATAAAGACCCCATGGAGCCTGTGCGTCAGACATGAGAGTCTGGATGACGGCTGCCATGGCGTTCGCCTGGGGCGCCGCAAGTGCGTCCGGCCCGGTAAATCCGAATACCTTGTCGAGAAGGATTATGACACCGGTAACACTGGCCGCAGCGACGATGATGCCGAGGAACTTGTAAGTCTCCTGTTTCCTCGGTGTCGAACCGAGCCAGTACCCTACCTTCAGATCGCTGACGAACGCTCCCGCTGTCGAGAGAGCCGTACATACGACTCCACCGATGATGAGGGCCGAGACCATTCCAGCCGGGCCAGAGAGGCCCGCCTTCACCAGGATCAGGCTGGAAAGGATCAGTGTCATCAGCGTCATCCCCGATACGGGATTCATCCCCACGATTGCTATCGCTCTCGCCGCAACTGTCGTGAAGAGGAAGGTGATCACGGCCACGACCACAAGAGCAATGGCAGCGATCTTCCATGAATCAACGACCATGAAGCCGAAGAAAAGGAACACAACGAGAAGGGTTATAATGAGGGAACCGATCACAATCGACATCTTCATGTCAGTATCGGTCCTCTCTTTCACTTCGCCGCCGCCCTTGCCGGCGAACATCTCTTTGAACCCGACCGTGAATGACGACACAATGATCTTCGACGATTTCAGGATCCCGATAATACCGGCTACCGCGATCCCGCCGATTCCGATGTGACGGACATAGTTGGTAAAGATCTCCTCCGGCCCCATCTCCGAGATAAGCTCGGTCGCCGGTCCGATCGGAACATCGAGATGCCTGCCGAAGAACCAGACGGCAGGAATAAAAACGAGCCACGAAAGGAAACTGCCCGCCGCGATGATAGTGGAATATCTCAGGCCGATTATATACCCGAGGCCAAGCACTGCCGCACCGGCATTCACCTTCACTACGAGTTTTGCTTTGTCCGCTACTACCGCGAGAGGAGCGACCACTCTTGTGGAGATCACTTCGCTCCAGAACCCGAATGTCGCTATGCAGAAATCGTAGAGGCCACCGATAATAGCGGCCTTCATGAGCACCTTCGCCTGATCCCCTCCACTCTCACCAGTGACGAGGACTTCGGTGATAGCCGTTCCTTCGGGGAATGGCAGATGACCATGCTGTTCCTTGACAAAATATCTTCTAAGCGGGATAAGGAAAAGTATCCCGAGAAATCCACCGAGTAGAGCAGCGATGAAAGTCTGGTAGAACTTAAGCTCGAGGCCGAGGATTATAATTGCGGGAAGGGTAAAGATCATCCCCGCGACGACCACTCCGGAAGCGGAACCGACCGACTGGATGATCACATTCTCCAGGATCGTGCTGCGTCTTTTAAACAGTCCCCCCAGTCCGACTGCGAGGATTGCGATCGGGATGGCCGCCTCGAAGACCTGACCGATCTTCAGCCCGAGATATGCCGCGGCCGCCGTGAAGATGAAGGCCATGATAAGGCCAGTCACTACGGCGCGGATCGAGGTCTCTGGGACCATCTTTCCCGCAGGCACGTAGGGAGTATACTCCTCCCCCGGCCCCAACACCTTATAGGCGTTTGCCGGAAGCCTGCTCGAACCCTTACTGTGTTCCATTATCCCTCCTTGCAGAGCGGTGATGTGGAAGAATTCACCTGATTACATTCCGATCGCTGATGTTACCATATGGAACGGTATAATTGTCAAACGATTAGTGATATTGATGAGATTTGAAAAATGATATTCGTCTTCGATTTAAATATACTTGCAGGTCAATGGACCATCTTGTCTTCAGGACGGCCTCTTCCGAGGTAGCCACGCATGACCACTCTCAGGACCAGGTACAGTTGCCTGAAGTACCCCCTCCTGAGAACAGACAATAGAAGTCGGAATCTCTCCATACGTGTCATCCGCGGATCGTCGAGAGCCCTTTGATAAAGTTTCTCGAATTTCTCGGCACCTTTTCGGTAATCATAGTTATCCAACACGTATTGCCGGGAGAAGGAAGCGAGCCTTTCGTATAACTCCCTGTCATTGATTATCCGGTTAAGCGCTTCGGAAAGCAGCCCGGGGCCGACCGGCACTTCAAGATTTCTGCCCGCAAAATTATAGTATTTCAGTTCATCCACTTTTTCAGGTTCGACCACACCTGCAAGTCCGTTCTCCCCGACAACGAGTGTGGGCTTGCCTGTGGCCATACCTTCCCAAGCGCAACGGCCGATTCCCAGGACAATATCTGCCCAGGCTAGCAAGCCGGGAGTCTCAACGACCGCCCCAGTCAGAATAACAGCCTTGTACCCCAGCTCAGAATTAACGTTTTCCATTTTCGCGGCCAGATCCCCAAAACTCACACCATCACCCGCGATGACCAGATAGACTCTTGTCCCGGCAGCTGCAATTTCCTTCACAGCCTCGACAGCATGGTGGAGAGATTTCGATTTCGTCGGATCGACCCTGCTCATGAAGACGATCTTATATCCATCACCGGGAAGATCATATTTCTGTGCCACATCCTCCGAAGCCACATCTGGATGGAAAGTCTCAAGGTCTATCCTGTTCGGGATCACGGTCATCTCGCGGGGAAAACCTCCGAAACTGCCGCGTGCCTTATCGAGAAACTCCTCGGCTACAAAAGTCACTCGACCTCTGTATGCTGGATGCGGCGCGTCGTCCAGAAACCATACAGCGGAATACACAACGGGGATATTTCTGGCTGCCGCCGCGAACAGGGCCAGGTAATAATCATTGAAATGAAAACAATGGATCAGATCGATAGAGTGGTCTTCGATCGCCCGGATCATCTTCCGGTAGGCCCCAGCATTGAGATGATACATATGTGGAAGAGCCTTGCTGTATGAAGCAGGGATCATCTCGATATCGGCAGCCTGTAACCTCTCTTCATATATCCCTCCGGGCTTGGTGAAGAACAATACTTCATGTCCAAGTTCTCTTATTCCCTTCGCGATCGAAATAGCAGTATTTGGAGCTCCGCCAAGATCAAGCCATGGGTAGCAGATCATCACTCTCATGACCCGTCTCCATTATCTTTTTCATTTCTATTGATCATGCCCCTGACTTTCTTTAACAATCTAAAGGCT
Coding sequences:
- a CDS encoding glycosyltransferase family 4 protein — protein: MRVMICYPWLDLGGAPNTAISIAKGIRELGHEVLFFTKPGGIYEERLQAADIEMIPASYSKALPHMYHLNAGAYRKMIRAIEDHSIDLIHCFHFNDYYLALFAAAARNIPVVYSAVWFLDDAPHPAYRGRVTFVAEEFLDKARGSFGGFPREMTVIPNRIDLETFHPDVASEDVAQKYDLPGDGYKIVFMSRVDPTKSKSLHHAVEAVKEIAAAGTRVYLVIAGDGVSFGDLAAKMENVNSELGYKAVILTGAVVETPGLLAWADIVLGIGRCAWEGMATGKPTLVVGENGLAGVVEPEKVDELKYYNFAGRNLEVPVGPGLLSEALNRIINDRELYERLASFSRQYVLDNYDYRKGAEKFEKLYQRALDDPRMTRMERFRLLLSVLRRGYFRQLYLVLRVVMRGYLGRGRPEDKMVH
- a CDS encoding oligopeptide transporter, OPT family; amino-acid sequence: MEHSKGSSRLPANAYKVLGPGEEYTPYVPAGKMVPETSIRAVVTGLIMAFIFTAAAAYLGLKIGQVFEAAIPIAILAVGLGGLFKRRSTILENVIIQSVGSASGVVVAGMIFTLPAIIILGLELKFYQTFIAALLGGFLGILFLIPLRRYFVKEQHGHLPFPEGTAITEVLVTGESGGDQAKVLMKAAIIGGLYDFCIATFGFWSEVISTRVVAPLAVVADKAKLVVKVNAGAAVLGLGYIIGLRYSTIIAAGSFLSWLVFIPAVWFFGRHLDVPIGPATELISEMGPEEIFTNYVRHIGIGGIAVAGIIGILKSSKIIVSSFTVGFKEMFAGKGGGEVKERTDTDMKMSIVIGSLIITLLVVFLFFGFMVVDSWKIAAIALVVVAVITFLFTTVAARAIAIVGMNPVSGMTLMTLILSSLILVKAGLSGPAGMVSALIIGGVVCTALSTAGAFVSDLKVGYWLGSTPRKQETYKFLGIIVAAASVTGVIILLDKVFGFTGPDALAAPQANAMAAVIQTLMSDAQAPWGLYIAGGFMALILEFLKISPLAFALGMYLPIQLNTPILVGGIIAHFVGKSSTNEGIVTKRKERGTLIASGFIAGGALMGVLSALVALPGWDDFLNTGFGETAYGEMLSVVLFAGLCLYVYFDAKKGATE